Genomic DNA from Gimesia aquarii:
AAGCTCGAATTCAGCAGCATCCGATCACGCTGCTTATCACGCAATTGTGCCAGTACCTGAAATCGGACAATCGCAAACGCCCAGGGCAAGAAAGGTCTTGTCTGATCATATTCTGCGATTTTCCGCCACAACACCAGGTTGGTCTCCTGTAAAACATCCTCAGCACGACTGTGGTCACCCAGCAAAGAATAGACATACCCGTAGAGCCGATTCTGGTTCTCTGTCAGTTGTTGCACAAATTGTTCATTATTGTCCGCTTGCCCCATAATTCCTCCGATTTACAGGTTATTACCGTCAACATCACTGAGGTTACATCAAATCAGGAAAATCTTTGACAAGAAAGGCGAATTAGTAAGAAATACTATCGAAATGTAGAAAGCAGGTATAAGTGGAATCAGCTTTTCTCAGTCTGACTTATTGAATTCAGATAACTAACAAAGTTTATAATCTCTAATACAATGCCTTTGCTGATAGACCAATTTCGCGTCCTGATCCGCTCTTGTTCAGGACCAGAATTCCGAACCACTAATACAAAATGACATTTCTTTAAAACTTTGATCGCACGAGTTCGGCTGTATATAATCATCAAATACAACACACCGGAACTTAAAATTATTGAGCAGCCGGCAGTTCATTTGAGATTTACGCAATCAACGAACTCAGTCTCCAGGCAACAAAATGACATTTTCCAATACAACCAGAAGAGAGTTTCTTCTTTCGACGACCTCAATTGCAGCTTCTCTTTCTTTGGGTTTTCCTCATATCTCATTTGCAAAAACGACTCAAACCAAACCGGAAGGGTTCTTCACTCTAGGGAAAAAAGACGATCGCTGGTGGCTGATCGGGCCTGATGGAAAACGATTTTTTACCTTGGGATTAAATCACGTTGATCCCGCAACAATCCGTTATCCTGAAAATATTGATCAATGGCGCAATGGCTATGGTAACAGTATGAAACGCTGGTTAACGGAATCAGTTGCCCCGAATCTTAAAAACTGGGGTTTTAATACTCTGGGGTGGAATCAGGAAGTCATCACCAGTAAACCTTTAAACCACCGCCATTCTCGCCATTTTACTCGTGAAGAATACCACTGGTTAAATATGCCCTATTGTCACCAACTCCCATTCGCTGACTTCCACCAATGGGAATCTGAGACACGCAACCCCGATTTCTTTTCAGAAGGGTTTGCTGACTGGTGTGATCATGTCGCACGCGAACACTGTGTTCCATTGGCCGATGATCCGAATCTGATTGGCTACTTTTATATTGACTGTCCCTGTTGGCTCCATGTAAGAAAGCATAATCAATGGAAAGGTCCTCTGTTTGATTCACAAAAGCTGAAAACAGAATCTGGTAAAGCAGAGCTCAGAAGACTCGCCCGCCAATATTATAAGGTGACGCATGACGCGATCCGTCGCTACGACCAACATCATCTCATCTTAGGTGATCGATACGAGGCAAACGCTCCCCTGACAATGGAAATCATCGACTCAGCGCGTCCTTTTGTTGACGTCTTAAGTTTTCAGGATTTCCGTGATCCAGTGAACCATCTGCATGAGTGGCATCGTAAAAGTAAAATGCCGGTTCTGTGGGCTGATGGAGCACGCGGTATTAAACAGGATGATGGTACAATTAGAAACGATGGAAACTGGTATGCAAAGACACTTTCCGCACTACGAAAGAATCCGGGATGTATTGGCGCCCATCTATGTGGCGCGTACTACAGAAACCGAGTACGTCGTCGGGGTCTTCTCGATGAAAACGAACAACCTGATATTGAAATGATCAATGCGATTCGGAATGCCAATCTTTTAGCTGAAGACTGGGTAAAAAGCTTCAGTGAATGAATTTGTCACCAAACTCACAATCATCATTCTTTTGTAAATTGAAATCAATTTTACATTGAGATACAAATTAACGATTGCGGAATTTCATCAAGACATAAGCAGCCGGCACGAAATACAGGGCTAAGAGCGTCGCTCCCCCCACACCACCTGCAATGGTGATTGCCAGGGGTGGCCAAAAATCGCCACCGCTGAGAATTAAAGGCAAGAACCCCGCAATTGTAGTGAACGTAGTTGAAAGCACATGCCGGGTGCAGCCATTTACAACATTTACAATTGCTGCGACATCACCACGACTTGCATCAGGATCAGCCCGAATCCCGGCCATCACCACAATCGAATCGTTGACGGCAAGCCCCATCAATCCCATGGTGCCGAGAATCGCCATGAATCCAAATGGATAGCCAAAATACCACAATGCAGCCGGACCCAGACCAACGGCTAAACCAGCCACAGATGCAATAATAAAAGCGATTCGAAACGAACGAAACGAGATCACCAGGATTGAGACCATCAGCGAAATTAAAATGACAGCATCAGCGATCAAATTGGTGACCGCTTCATTTCTCGCTGCCGTTTCGCCTGCAAAGTCGATTGTATAGCCAAGCGGAAGCTTGAAACTCGATTGCTTTAAACGCGAACGAAAATCAGCTAACACAACCGCTGGTAATTTTCCTGCAGTAATATACGCTTTCAATTCGTTAGTATACTCACCATTGATGCGTGTGATCGTAGAGATGTCTGCATCGAGTTGAAAGTCGGAAACTGCAGACAGTGGAGGACCTTCGGAATCCATGATTTCCCCACGTGCATTCATCCGAGGTCCTGTTGGCTGAATGATTAAACCCTGTAACTCATCAAGGTCCATTTCCTCAGCATCAGTAATCCGCACAATGACCGGAATTTCAAACTCACGATGCCGAATCGTTCCTGCTTTGAAGCCTTCTAATGCTGTATAAAGTTGACTGGCAATATCGGATTGAGTCAGCCCCGCCGCGTTCAGCTTGTCTTTATCAAAATCGAGTTCTAAACTGGTCGTCACTTCTCCCAAATCTGACCGAGTATATATCACATCAGGTGTTTCGCTCAAAATTTTTCGTAGTTCAGAACCAAGTTGTTCCAAAACTCGCAGGTCTGGTCCTTTTAATAGAATCTCGATCGGGGCATCAACTGGTGGCCCCTGCTCCAGTTGACGGACCAAAATTCGCGCATCACGATTCGATTGGGTCAACTTAGTTTGCAAGTCACGAACAAAACGAGGCGTATTCATGCCGGGTTCGAGATCAATAAATGCCTGACCGTAGTAGGTGGCATGCTGTCGGCGAGGTACGATGTTATAGTAAAAACTGGGAGCACTTTCTCCCATAAACCAATTCGTATGACGTACTCCAGGTTCGTTTCTGATTAGTTCGTTCAAAGATGTGATAACGTTGCGTGTCTGTTCCTGTGAGGTCCCCACAGGTAATTCGACCTCAATTTGTATCTGATTGCGATCTGAGGCCGGAAAAAACTGTTCGGGCAATTGGCTCGTTTGTACAAACCCCAGCACTGGCAACCCAATCCCCACTAACAATCCCAGTAGTGGATGTTGGCAGACAATGGAAATAGAACGTTGATACATTTTTGAAAACAAAGGAATTGATAATCCCGTCACCTGCTTTGCATGCTCAGCATTTTGGTCAGTCTTGCGAGAGATCATCCCAAGTAATGCGGGAACGATAGTCAGAGCGAGCAGTAAGGAGGCATTGATTGCGAGAATCACACTGACTGCGATCGTACCTACAAATTCGCCAGGTGGACCGGGTAACATCGCAATCGGTAAAAACGCGAGTGTCGTTGTTAGTGTTGAACACAATAATGGCATTGCCAAATGATGCACAGCTTGCGCGATCGCAGTCGAAATTGGCAAACCGGAGTGCATACGCTGGCGGCATTCATCGACCATCACAATCGCGTTATCGATCAATAACCCCAGTGCGATCACAATTCCTGTAATCGACATTTGATGAATTGGAATTTTCAATATCCGTAACCCAGCTAGCACGATCAAGGCCGTCAGCGGTAATGCCAATCCAATAACTGTCGCACTTCGCCAATCCATCATCACAATGATAACAATCATGACAGCAATCATTCCCAGCAATAGATTACTGAGTAGTTCCTGCATACGAAGCGCGACAAATGGTCGCTGAGAAAAGATCACACTTAACTCAACATTTTTGGGTAATTGTTTTTTTAAACCCAGCAATAAGCGATCAAGACGATCCGACCAAAGATCAACCCGATAGTCATCACGTACATAGGCACATATTACGATTGCCTCTTGTCCATCAATCAAGGTCGCATTGATTGGATTCGCTTCGGTTTGAATTGACACATTAGCCAGATCGGAAAGCTTGACCGATTCACCACCACTTCCCGGCTTAATCAGTGTCTCTTTCAAACCAGCTAATGAATCGAACTTGTCCCCATATGTGATAGGACGTTCGATTTGGTTTTGCTTGAGTGTACCGGCAGGAAATCGTGGTTGACTTTGTTCAATTTGCTGACCTAGTGCCCCAACAGTCAACCCCGTCGATGCAAGCTTATCAAGGTCCACCTCAACAACAGCTTCTTCACCGGGATCACCGAAGATACGTGTCGTTTCCGTACCCGCCAGTCGGTCAATTCTGGCCTGTAAATCAATCGCGATCCTTCTAAGAGTGAAGGCATCTGCCGGACCGCCAGATTTCGCGCTTAACGCCACCATCGCAGCATAGGATTTCATTTCAGCGATGCGAATCTCAGGCGAAAGTGCTTGTGCAGGTAAATCAGATTTGGCCTGTTCGATTTTATCTCGTACGCGCGACCAGACTTCAGGGATATTTGATACAGAATCCCGAAGTTCCACTTTTATCAATGAGACACCAGGTCGTGATCGAGATTGAATCGTTTTAATTTCAGCAATACTTCGGATTGCCTGCTCGATTTTCGTTGTTACTAATGAATCAACACGATCCGTATCCGCTCCCGGATAGCTGATGCTCACGACCGCCACACGCCTGGAGAGCACGGGATCTTCGAGTCGAGGTGAGTTATAAAAAGCAGCTACACCAGAAGCAACCACTAAAACCAAGGCCATAATCAACAGCCGTGGATTTCGATAAAAGAATGTCGAAATCATAGGCTCGGCACTTGCTCCGGTTTTTTGTTATCCTTCAATCTCGTTTTTTTCTGTTCTGCATGACGTACAATTTGACCGGGTACAATACGATGGAGTCCTTCGACGACAACAGACATGCCCTCGCGTAAATTTCCAAGTACTAAAGCTCGATCATTACCAACGTCAATCACTTCTACATAGCGTCGCACGATTGTCGGTTTTTCCTCTATCGTCTCCACCAGATAAACAGACCATAACCCTGCAATTTCTTTCATCAATGCAGAAACAGGTAACCAAAATCCTGATTGCTGTTGCGCAGTGGGGAATAAAACATCAACCCGTTCTCCGGCAGTAAACGAATTGGCCGCCTTCGAGTCACGCGGCTGGAGTACCACTGTCCGTGTTTGTGTCAAGGCATCGACCGTAGGGTGAATCGCTGTAACTTGCCCGAAAATGGTTTGCTGATCTTGTTCAATTGGTAATTCCTGCCCCAGTGTGAGAGTTTCAGCAACTTCCGCTGGAAGTCGAACCCACACGCGGTATGCATCGATCTTTGCAATCTTTAATACAGTTCGACCTGGAGAAACAACGCTTCCCGGATCAATCATTTTGTCGATGATCACACCTGTAAAGGGAGCTGTCACATTACAAGCTGCAATCGTGGCATCAACTTCCTGTAATTGTCCTCTTAAATCTTTAATCTGTGCTGTTAAACCGGTTATTTTTTGCTGACGTGATTTTTGATTCAAGGTCTGTATTTGTTCTTCACTACTTTTCAATCTTTCATTGAGATTGTCTCTATTTTCAGACGAGGGAAGCGAGTTCTTCACTTCAGTTTCAAGTCGGTCCAATTCGCTACGCAACTGATTGATTTTCGCCACCATCTGCTCGCTACTCTGGCCTGTCTTTGGTTGGTTAAGCGAGTTTAAGTCAGCCTGGGCAGCCGTTAATTGCGATTGCAAATTGAATTTTTTCTTGAGGAAAGGCTCATCATCTAATTGTGCCAATATCTCGCCCTGTTTTACAGCTGAACCGACATCAATGAACACCTCTGCTACCTTACCCGCTTGTATAAAGCTCAAATCACTACTACGAACCGGCTTGATCAAACCAGAAAACCGTTCAATGAGATCGGGAATCTGATCTTGTTTTAACGTGATCGTTTTCACGCCAATTGTTTCAGTTTGCCTTACTTCGCTTTTTGAGGTTGTTCGATTGGCACTCGTGGGAGAATCACAGGCAGATAAACC
This window encodes:
- a CDS encoding efflux RND transporter permease subunit codes for the protein MISTFFYRNPRLLIMALVLVVASGVAAFYNSPRLEDPVLSRRVAVVSISYPGADTDRVDSLVTTKIEQAIRSIAEIKTIQSRSRPGVSLIKVELRDSVSNIPEVWSRVRDKIEQAKSDLPAQALSPEIRIAEMKSYAAMVALSAKSGGPADAFTLRRIAIDLQARIDRLAGTETTRIFGDPGEEAVVEVDLDKLASTGLTVGALGQQIEQSQPRFPAGTLKQNQIERPITYGDKFDSLAGLKETLIKPGSGGESVKLSDLANVSIQTEANPINATLIDGQEAIVICAYVRDDYRVDLWSDRLDRLLLGLKKQLPKNVELSVIFSQRPFVALRMQELLSNLLLGMIAVMIVIIVMMDWRSATVIGLALPLTALIVLAGLRILKIPIHQMSITGIVIALGLLIDNAIVMVDECRQRMHSGLPISTAIAQAVHHLAMPLLCSTLTTTLAFLPIAMLPGPPGEFVGTIAVSVILAINASLLLALTIVPALLGMISRKTDQNAEHAKQVTGLSIPLFSKMYQRSISIVCQHPLLGLLVGIGLPVLGFVQTSQLPEQFFPASDRNQIQIEVELPVGTSQEQTRNVITSLNELIRNEPGVRHTNWFMGESAPSFYYNIVPRRQHATYYGQAFIDLEPGMNTPRFVRDLQTKLTQSNRDARILVRQLEQGPPVDAPIEILLKGPDLRVLEQLGSELRKILSETPDVIYTRSDLGEVTTSLELDFDKDKLNAAGLTQSDIASQLYTALEGFKAGTIRHREFEIPVIVRITDAEEMDLDELQGLIIQPTGPRMNARGEIMDSEGPPLSAVSDFQLDADISTITRINGEYTNELKAYITAGKLPAVVLADFRSRLKQSSFKLPLGYTIDFAGETAARNEAVTNLIADAVILISLMVSILVISFRSFRIAFIIASVAGLAVGLGPAALWYFGYPFGFMAILGTMGLMGLAVNDSIVVMAGIRADPDASRGDVAAIVNVVNGCTRHVLSTTFTTIAGFLPLILSGGDFWPPLAITIAGGVGGATLLALYFVPAAYVLMKFRNR
- a CDS encoding efflux RND transporter periplasmic adaptor subunit — its product is MKTITLKQDQIPDLIERFSGLIKPVRSSDLSFIQAGKVAEVFIDVGSAVKQGEILAQLDDEPFLKKKFNLQSQLTAAQADLNSLNQPKTGQSSEQMVAKINQLRSELDRLETEVKNSLPSSENRDNLNERLKSSEEQIQTLNQKSRQQKITGLTAQIKDLRGQLQEVDATIAACNVTAPFTGVIIDKMIDPGSVVSPGRTVLKIAKIDAYRVWVRLPAEVAETLTLGQELPIEQDQQTIFGQVTAIHPTVDALTQTRTVVLQPRDSKAANSFTAGERVDVLFPTAQQQSGFWLPVSALMKEIAGLWSVYLVETIEEKPTIVRRYVEVIDVGNDRALVLGNLREGMSVVVEGLHRIVPGQIVRHAEQKKTRLKDNKKPEQVPSL
- a CDS encoding sigma-70 family RNA polymerase sigma factor, which translates into the protein MGQADNNEQFVQQLTENQNRLYGYVYSLLGDHSRAEDVLQETNLVLWRKIAEYDQTRPFLPWAFAIVRFQVLAQLRDKQRDRMLLNSSLAEMLSDEAASQSEQIDAIREALRPCLGLLTSSNRELIEERYFRTKSVAEMSQNANRSVSSIKVALLRIRRQLADCVQKRMAAEG